The Blastocatellia bacterium DNA window CTCCATACAAAATTTTATAACCTTGCAATTTGTTGAAAGGAAAGGTGTATCTAAACCTATGGGACAAGATAGTCAAACCCAAACAGATAAACAAAAAGAGTTAAATCAACTATTGCAAGAAGAAAAAATTGCAGTTCTAGCACCTGTTAGCACAGAGTTTGCCGAAATTCTTACTCCTGAAGCCCTTAAGTTTGTAGCTAAATTAGTAAGAAATTTTTCTAATAAACGAGAAGAACTTTTAGCCAATCGATCAGCTAGACAAATTGAGCTAGACAATGGAAAAATGCCTGATTTTCTTGCTGAAACTGCTGCAATACGCTCTAGCGATTGGCAAGTTGCACCACTTCCCAACGACCTACAAGATCGACGAGTTGAAATTACTGGCCCAGTAGATAGAAAAATGATCATCAATGCCTTAAATTCTGGTGCTAAAGTCTTTATGGCTGATTTTGAAGATTCACACTCGCCAACCTGGGATGCAACAATTCAAGGGCAAATTAATTTAAGAGATGCTATTAGTGGGGCTATTACTTACAAAAGCCCAGAAGGAAAACAATATAAATTAAATCAAAATAGAGCAGTTTTAATGGTGCGTCCTAGAGGTTGGAATCTTTTGGAAAAGAATGTTTTGATTGATGGCAAACAAATTTCTGCTTCAATGTTTGATTTTTGGCTATTTTTCTACCACAACGCTAAAAATTTAATAGCTCAAGGCAGCGGCCCTTATTTTTATCTTCCTAAAATGGAAAGTCATTTAGAAGCAAGACTTTGGAATGATATTTTTATAATGGCTCAAGACTCTCTTTCCATTGCTCAAGGTACAATTAAAGCTACTGTTTTAATTGAGACAATTTTGGCTGCTTTTGAAATGGATGAAATTTTATACGAGCTAAAAGAACATTCTGCTGGGCTTAATTGTGGACGTTGGGACTATATTTTTAGCTTTATAAAGAAATTCCGTAATCACCCAGATTTTATCTTACCTGATCGTGCGTTAGTGACTATGACAACGCATTTCCTCCGTAGCTATTCTTTATTGCTAATTAAAACTTGTCATCGTCGTCGAGTCCATGCGATGGGCGGTATGGCTGCACAAATCCCAATAAAAAATAATGAAGAAGCAAACAACATTGCAATTGGAAAAGTTCGTGCAGATAAAAAACGAGAAGTCACCAATGGACATGATGGAACCTGGGTTGCTCATCCTGGATTAGTCGCTATTGCTATGGAAGAATTTAGCTTAATGACTACACCTAATCAAATTGAACGATCAAGAGACGACGTTGAGATAGTTGCAAAAGATTTATTAACCGTTCCTACAGGCAGCATTACTTTATCAGGATTAAGAACAAATATTAATGTTGGAATGCTTTATTTAGAATCCTGGCTAAAAGGCTTAGGATGTGTCCCGCTTTATAACTTAATGGAAGATGCTGCAACAGCAGAAATCTCACGCGCACAAGTTTGGCAATGGGTTAAACATTCTGCCAAGTTAGACGATGGACAACCAATTACAAAAGATTTAGTTAAACAAATTTTGGCCGATGAATTAGAAAAAATAAAAACTTCTGTTGGAGAGGAAAATTTTTCTGCTGGCAAATATAGCCTAGCAGGGGAAATTTTCCAAAAAATTGCTACAAATGATGAGTTTGTAGATTTTCTTACTTTACCTGCTTACGAATTTATATAGAAATTATGAAAGGGCATTTTTTATGAGTAATTTAGATAAACTTAAACAAGAAGCTAATTTATTAGAACAAACTTGGAAAACCGATCCACGTTGGAAGGGCATTACCAGAACTTATAGTGCTAGTGATGTTGTTCGGCTACGTGGTTCTATGAGAATTAATTATACTTTGGCAGAAGTAGGATCTAAGAAGCTGTGGGATTTACTCCATTCAGAAGATTATGTAGCTGCATTAGGTGCATTAACTGGTAATCAAGCCGTCCAACAAGTCCGAGCAGGCTTAAAAGCTATTTATCTTAGTGGTTGGCAAGTTGCAGCAGATGCTAATAATGCGGGCCAAATGTATCCAGACCAAAGCCTTTATCCTGCTGATAGCGTTCCAAATGTAGTACGTAAAATTAATAATTCCTTAACAAGAGCCGATCAAATTCAACATTCTAAAGGAAAAGATGATGTTTACTGGTTTGCTCCAATTGTTGCTGATGCTGAAGCTGGTTTTGGTGGCTCATTAAATGCTTTTGAACTAATGAAAGGGATGATTGAAGCTGGTGCTTCGGGAGTACACTGGGAAGATCAATTAGCGTCTGCTAAAAAATGTGGTCATATGGGCGGCAAAGTCCTAGTTCCAACTACGGAATTTATCCAAAAATTAATGGCAGCACGTTTGGCTAGTGATGTTTTAGGTGTTCCTACAATAGTAGTTGCTAGAACTGATGCTAATGGCGCACATTTAATTACTAGCGATATAGACCCACGCGACCAAAAATTCTTAACAGGTGAGCGCACCGCAGAAGGTTTCTATCGTATGCGTGGCGGTTTGGATGCTGCAATTGCTCGTGGCCTAGCTTACGCTCCTTATGCTGATATGATTTGGTGTGAAACCTCTTCACCTAATGTTGAAGAAGCTAGAAGATTTGCTGAAAGCATTCATGAAAAATTCCCTGGAAAATTATTAGCTTATAACTGTTCACCTTCCTTTAACTGGAAACTAAAGCTAGACAATGCGACCATTGCTAAATTCCAAAAAGAATTAGGTGCAATGGGTTATAAATTCCAATTTATTACCCTAGCAGGTTTCCATGCTCTAAATTACTCAATGTTTGAGCTAGCTAGAAACTACCGTGATACAGGAATGAGTGCCTATGCAGAGTTTCAAGCTAATGAATTTGCTGGTGAAGCTAATGGTTATACAGCAACTAAACACCAAGAATTTGTTGGCACAGGCTATTTTGATGAAGTTGCGCAAGTTATTTCTGGTGGTGAAGCCTCAACATTAGCCCTAGTTGGTTCTACAGAAGAAGAACAATTTCATGACAATGCAGAAGTTGTAGAAGCAGCAGCAAAATAAATTCTCAAAATAAATTTTATTTTACAAAAGGCAAGGCCATGAGGTCTTGCCTTTTATGTTTTTAGAGATTTTGTATATAAGCGAAAATACTAAAAATTTTTAATATGTATTTTTATATAACTTAACCGCAGTTTTTTTCTTGACAACACAGTTGTAATGCTATACGGTTGGCTTGTTTTGTCCTAAAACTTTTTCTATTAAATTTCTAAATATAAATAAATTTTAGCTTCAATAATTGCGGAGCCGCTATTTTATGACAGATTCAATCTTAAAAGTTAATACTGAACAAGAACTAGTTGATTTAATTCGTAAAACTGCTGAAGGTGAACTTACCCTTCAACAATTCTTTGAATTTAGTAATGAAGATATAGATCATATGGCACTTCTAGCTAATGCACTCTATGAAGAAGAGCGTTATGATGACGCTTTGGTTATCCTAGAAGGCTTGATTGCTCTTAATGATAAGGATTCTCGCTACTACAATGCTGCGGGAGCAATTTTTATTCAACAAGAAAAATATGATGAAGCTTATGAAGCTTTGACTAAATCCTTAGAACTTGACCCAAATAACCTGGATGCTTATGTTAATCGTGGCGAAGTATTTTTGGTAAATTCTCGTTTAGAGGAAGCAGCAGCGGACTTTGAAAAAGCTATTTCTATGGATCCAAGAGAAGAAAATCCTTCTGCTAATCGCGCCCGTCAGCTTGTTTGGGGAATGTATCAGTTTTTACAAGAATGTGAAAAACAAGGGCTACTAGACCCGGATTTTGACATAAATAGTTTGCATGAAGAGATTGATGATGATAAACCAAGTAATTTAGGTTAATTGAGTTTATAAAAATAAAGTCATCAAAAGCATAGAAAAACTGCCCAGTGATTTATTGCTGGGCATCTTTACGTTATGAAAAAAGATTTACTAGAAAAAAAACGCTCCATATCTAAATCAACCTTAAAAGAGATTTTCTTACAAACTCAACAAAAACCTTTTTTTCCTCATCCCCGCTATAAACAACCGCACTTAATGACTTTAGCTGGGCATTTTTGGCCTAGGGATAAATCGATCACAGAAACTACTCAAGAACGTATTTTTCAAATAGATGAGGAAGCTAAAGTTCTAGCACATTGTCATTGGCAAAAAAATTATACTCAAAAACCTACTATTGTTATGGCACATGGCTTAGAAGGTTCAAGCCAAACACATTATATGATTGGTACTGCAATTAAAGCCTCAAAAATGGGTTTTAATGTTCTAAGAGTTAATCAACGTGGCGGTGGTGGCACACATTATCTTTCGCCAAGTGCTTATCATCCAGGCTTAAGCGATGACTTACGAGCTATCATCAAAGAATTAACTACAGTTGATAAACTGCAAACAATTTATTTACTTGGTTTTTCTATGGGAGGCAATCAGTCGCTAAAATTAGCTGGGGAATATGCTAATGAATTTCCCTTAGAGCTAAAAGGAATTTGTGCTATTTCTCCTCCAATAGATTTAGAAATGGTCACTAAAGCACTAAATAATCCTAAAAACTATTTTTTCCAAGCAAATTTCTTACGTGTTTTACATCGTAGCTTAAGGCGTTATCATAGACATTACCCTACACGCTATGATATTAGCAAAGAATGGAAAGCCTTTACCCTGCGTCGATTTGAAGAGCTTTTTACTGCTCCTTGCAATGGTTTTTCTAGTGTAGAAGAGTATTACCATTTAGCTAGCTCTAAACGACTAATAAATAAAATAAAAATCCCTACTTTGGTTATTCATGCTCAGGATGACCCATTTATTCCTTTTCAAATGTTTGAAAAAGCAAGCTTTAGTGCTACAACATCTTTGCTTGCTCCACAATATGGTGGGCATATGGGTTTTTTGCGCGGAGAAGTAGACGAAGAAGACCGCTACTGGGCAGAAAACCGCGCACTAGACTTTTTTAAGCTCTTAGAACAAGAAAACAAAGAAGAAACGGATTTTTAAGTTAAACTTAAGCACAATCTTTTTATTTTCTCCGATAATAAACTTTGAAACTGAATCAGCATTCATTTTTATGTCAGAAACAGAAACAACCCTAACACGTGAACAAGAAGAAGTAATTGATGACATTGTTCGTCATCTTGCTATAAAACGCGAGTGCCTAGAGTTAATGACAGTAGCATTAACAGATTGGCCCGAAGGTATTGCTATTTACTATATTTTCCGCAAAGACCGACATGGACGAATTTTCTATCATTACTTATGTTATGAGGGTGAGGTTTATTCACCCTTTACACCTGACGGGTTAGAGTTGTTATTAAAAAGATTGCTTTCTTCAAGACGTTTTACTTTAACTGCGGAACAGCTAGTTAACATTATTTTGATGTATAAACGACCTGAGCCATTAATGACGATTATTACAGATGTTAAAAAAGAACTTTCTGCAAGCAGTCGCCATGCTTTAGAGTATTATTACGGTTTAACGGATTTATCTGCACAGTTAACAAGATTAGAGGAAGATTACAAAGTAGTTTTTTGGACACTTAATTTTAGACGAGAAACCTTAAAGCGTTGGAATGCTTTTATTTATGAAGGTGGACGGTTGCGTTTAACAGAAGATGTTGTAATTGAACTGCGGGACGCTCGCGCCGGCCAACAATAGATTAGATATTATATTGTTTAAGGAGTTGTTATGGTTGACATTACCAATCCAAGTTTTATCCCATCCTATGAGCCTTTAGATTTACAGCA harbors:
- the aceB gene encoding malate synthase A; protein product: MGQDSQTQTDKQKELNQLLQEEKIAVLAPVSTEFAEILTPEALKFVAKLVRNFSNKREELLANRSARQIELDNGKMPDFLAETAAIRSSDWQVAPLPNDLQDRRVEITGPVDRKMIINALNSGAKVFMADFEDSHSPTWDATIQGQINLRDAISGAITYKSPEGKQYKLNQNRAVLMVRPRGWNLLEKNVLIDGKQISASMFDFWLFFYHNAKNLIAQGSGPYFYLPKMESHLEARLWNDIFIMAQDSLSIAQGTIKATVLIETILAAFEMDEILYELKEHSAGLNCGRWDYIFSFIKKFRNHPDFILPDRALVTMTTHFLRSYSLLLIKTCHRRRVHAMGGMAAQIPIKNNEEANNIAIGKVRADKKREVTNGHDGTWVAHPGLVAIAMEEFSLMTTPNQIERSRDDVEIVAKDLLTVPTGSITLSGLRTNINVGMLYLESWLKGLGCVPLYNLMEDAATAEISRAQVWQWVKHSAKLDDGQPITKDLVKQILADELEKIKTSVGEENFSAGKYSLAGEIFQKIATNDEFVDFLTLPAYEFI
- a CDS encoding alpha/beta fold hydrolase → MKKDLLEKKRSISKSTLKEIFLQTQQKPFFPHPRYKQPHLMTLAGHFWPRDKSITETTQERIFQIDEEAKVLAHCHWQKNYTQKPTIVMAHGLEGSSQTHYMIGTAIKASKMGFNVLRVNQRGGGGTHYLSPSAYHPGLSDDLRAIIKELTTVDKLQTIYLLGFSMGGNQSLKLAGEYANEFPLELKGICAISPPIDLEMVTKALNNPKNYFFQANFLRVLHRSLRRYHRHYPTRYDISKEWKAFTLRRFEELFTAPCNGFSSVEEYYHLASSKRLINKIKIPTLVIHAQDDPFIPFQMFEKASFSATTSLLAPQYGGHMGFLRGEVDEEDRYWAENRALDFFKLLEQENKEETDF
- a CDS encoding tetratricopeptide repeat protein, producing the protein MTDSILKVNTEQELVDLIRKTAEGELTLQQFFEFSNEDIDHMALLANALYEEERYDDALVILEGLIALNDKDSRYYNAAGAIFIQQEKYDEAYEALTKSLELDPNNLDAYVNRGEVFLVNSRLEEAAADFEKAISMDPREENPSANRARQLVWGMYQFLQECEKQGLLDPDFDINSLHEEIDDDKPSNLG
- the aceA gene encoding isocitrate lyase, which produces MSNLDKLKQEANLLEQTWKTDPRWKGITRTYSASDVVRLRGSMRINYTLAEVGSKKLWDLLHSEDYVAALGALTGNQAVQQVRAGLKAIYLSGWQVAADANNAGQMYPDQSLYPADSVPNVVRKINNSLTRADQIQHSKGKDDVYWFAPIVADAEAGFGGSLNAFELMKGMIEAGASGVHWEDQLASAKKCGHMGGKVLVPTTEFIQKLMAARLASDVLGVPTIVVARTDANGAHLITSDIDPRDQKFLTGERTAEGFYRMRGGLDAAIARGLAYAPYADMIWCETSSPNVEEARRFAESIHEKFPGKLLAYNCSPSFNWKLKLDNATIAKFQKELGAMGYKFQFITLAGFHALNYSMFELARNYRDTGMSAYAEFQANEFAGEANGYTATKHQEFVGTGYFDEVAQVISGGEASTLALVGSTEEEQFHDNAEVVEAAAK